One Bacteroidota bacterium genomic region harbors:
- a CDS encoding DoxX family protein — MKKTKTLYWIFTILFGGFMIFSAIPDALNSADAVQLMHDQLGYPLYIIPFIGVAKILGALVLFIPGFARVKEWAYAGLMFDLIGAMYSLLYIGGGIAAGGFMSLIILTGALSYIYHHKIMKAETATA, encoded by the coding sequence ATGAAAAAAACAAAAACCCTTTATTGGATTTTTACCATTCTCTTCGGCGGATTTATGATCTTCTCCGCGATTCCTGATGCACTTAACAGTGCCGATGCGGTTCAACTGATGCACGATCAGCTGGGATACCCTTTGTACATCATTCCATTTATTGGTGTAGCAAAAATTCTCGGCGCTCTCGTATTGTTCATTCCCGGATTTGCAAGAGTGAAAGAATGGGCTTATGCAGGTTTGATGTTTGATTTGATCGGAGCGATGTATTCTCTCCTCTACATCGGCGGCGGTATCGCGGCTGGCGGGTTTATGAGTTTGATTATTCTTACAGGAGCATTGTCTTATATTTATCATCACAAAATAATGAAGGCAGAGACAGCGACAGCCTGA